Proteins from a single region of Chromobacterium sp. ATCC 53434:
- a CDS encoding 2OG-Fe dioxygenase family protein, protein MTSATASTPTAAADYDALLEPACRRLASQDFCLLPAEQARRLLLLQDPGALDDWTAFQDSWNHLQLDQFMADGGRYRKRLHATLSAAPAARRARPEAHRPHYQSRRYNPLNGGVARHFEPIRNPILHGPTMQAVLGLACTVFGKLAPYTRWHIEAHQFRIEARNREQGKPTPEGIHRDGVHFLLMMLVKRHNLVNGATELYDLEHEPLAEFTLTDPLDIALVNDERVLHGVTPIAQLDPGREGSRDVLLLSFHRG, encoded by the coding sequence ATGACTTCGGCAACCGCTTCGACGCCCACCGCAGCCGCCGACTACGACGCGCTGCTGGAGCCGGCCTGCCGCCGGCTGGCGAGCCAGGATTTCTGCCTGCTGCCGGCGGAACAGGCCCGCCGCCTGCTGCTATTGCAGGACCCCGGAGCGCTGGACGACTGGACCGCCTTCCAAGACAGCTGGAACCATCTGCAGCTGGACCAATTCATGGCCGACGGCGGCCGCTACCGCAAACGGCTGCACGCCACCCTCAGCGCCGCGCCGGCGGCGCGCCGCGCCCGGCCCGAAGCGCACCGGCCGCACTACCAGAGCCGCCGCTACAATCCGCTCAACGGCGGCGTCGCCCGCCACTTCGAACCGATACGCAACCCGATACTGCACGGCCCGACGATGCAGGCGGTGCTGGGTCTGGCCTGCACCGTGTTCGGCAAGCTGGCGCCGTACACCCGCTGGCACATCGAGGCGCATCAGTTCCGCATCGAGGCGCGCAACCGCGAACAGGGCAAGCCGACGCCGGAAGGCATACACCGCGACGGCGTCCATTTCCTGCTGATGATGCTGGTCAAGCGACACAATCTGGTGAACGGCGCCACCGAGCTATACGATCTGGAGCACGAGCCGCTGGCCGAATTCACTCTGACCGACCCGCTGGACATCGCGCTGGTCAACGACGAACGGGTGCTGCATGGCGTCACGCCGATCGCGCAGCTGGACCCCGGCCGCGAAGGCAGCCGCGACGTGCTGCTGCTGAGCTTCCACCGCGGCTGA
- a CDS encoding SIMPL domain-containing protein (The SIMPL domain is named for its presence in mouse protein SIMPL (signalling molecule that associates with mouse pelle-like kinase). Bacterial member BP26, from Brucella, was shown to assemble into a channel-like structure, while YggE from E. coli has been associated with resistance to oxidative stress.), which yields MKSSRLKPMLLCCLLAGAAPLAAAADGVQLNLSANAQRDIANDQITATLYVQQSNNQAATLADRLNRITASGLAQGRAYNHVELSSGSYSTWPSYDKNGKISGWQGRSEILLKSKDFAQAAELIAKLQQTMLLEGVQYGVSDQARRRAEQDMIPEAIANLKGQAEVAARALGKNVISIQQLDIGQQSHGFRPPVMMMKAAMAGAEANVSQPDLQPGQSQLQLQVSGKVELK from the coding sequence ATGAAATCATCCCGCCTGAAGCCCATGCTGTTGTGCTGCCTGCTGGCCGGCGCCGCCCCGCTCGCCGCCGCAGCGGACGGCGTGCAACTCAATCTGTCGGCCAACGCCCAGCGCGACATCGCCAACGACCAGATCACCGCCACGCTGTACGTGCAGCAAAGCAACAATCAGGCCGCGACGCTGGCCGACCGTCTGAACCGGATCACCGCCAGCGGCCTGGCCCAGGGCCGCGCCTACAACCATGTCGAGCTGTCCAGCGGCAGCTACAGCACCTGGCCCAGCTACGACAAGAACGGCAAGATCAGCGGCTGGCAGGGGCGCTCGGAAATCCTGCTGAAGAGCAAGGATTTCGCCCAGGCCGCCGAGCTGATCGCCAAATTACAACAGACCATGCTGCTGGAAGGCGTGCAGTACGGCGTTTCCGACCAGGCGCGCCGCCGGGCCGAGCAGGACATGATTCCGGAGGCGATCGCCAATCTGAAGGGCCAGGCCGAAGTGGCCGCGCGCGCGCTGGGCAAGAACGTGATCAGCATCCAGCAGCTGGACATCGGCCAGCAGAGCCACGGTTTCCGCCCGCCGGTGATGATGATGAAGGCGGCGATGGCCGGCGCCGAGGCCAATGTCAGCCAGCCTGATCTGCAGCCGGGCCAAAGCCAGCTGCAACTGCAGGTCAGCGGCAAGGTGGAACTCAAGTAA
- a CDS encoding DUF1345 domain-containing protein produces the protein MTLFSIARRSFALRMLLARPRLVCSALFGALLIVCLPLLATMHDVTRYIVGWNAGAGLYLVLVAWMMFGPGRQQIRHWARLEDEGQWLVLLLVVLAAAASLAAIVMELAVVKDMRGWLRAAHILLAILTLLSSWAFTHVMFALHYARTFYAQEARGLPGGLEFPGTRQPEYGDFLYFAFIIGTSGQTADVSFTDSRLRRTGTVHCVLAFFFNATVLALMINIAAGLI, from the coding sequence ATGACCCTGTTTTCCATCGCCCGCCGTTCTTTCGCGTTGCGCATGCTGCTGGCCCGGCCCAGGCTGGTGTGTTCGGCGCTGTTCGGCGCGCTGCTGATCGTCTGTCTGCCGCTGCTGGCGACCATGCACGACGTCACTCGCTACATCGTCGGCTGGAACGCCGGCGCCGGCCTGTATCTGGTTCTGGTCGCCTGGATGATGTTCGGGCCGGGCCGGCAGCAGATACGCCACTGGGCGCGGCTGGAGGACGAGGGGCAGTGGCTGGTGCTGCTGCTGGTGGTGTTGGCGGCGGCGGCCAGCCTGGCCGCCATCGTGATGGAGCTGGCGGTGGTCAAGGACATGCGCGGCTGGCTCAGGGCGGCCCATATCTTGCTGGCGATCCTGACCCTGTTGTCGTCGTGGGCCTTCACCCATGTGATGTTCGCGCTGCACTACGCGCGGACCTTTTATGCGCAGGAGGCGCGGGGCCTGCCGGGCGGGCTGGAGTTTCCCGGCACCCGGCAGCCGGAATACGGCGATTTCCTGTATTTCGCCTTCATCATCGGCACCTCGGGCCAGACCGCCGACGTCAGCTTCACCGACAGCCGGCTGCGCCGCACCGGCACCGTGCACTGCGTGCTGGCCTTCTTCTTCAACGCCACCGTGCTGGCGCTGATGATCAATATCGCCGCCGGGCTGATCTGA
- a CDS encoding LysR family transcriptional regulator: MSELKQLETFVAVAGLGSLSAAARQLGVVPAMVGRRLDALEERLGVRLLVRTTRSVTPTQEGEAFYDDCQRILADLTEAEAAIASGRGKARGHLRLSAPAGFGRRHVAPHVAAFQRLHPEVKVTLDLSDRLVDLQRDRVDCAIRISDLSDSSLVAIRLAENRRVVVAAPAYLAAYGTPRALEDLPHHQCLSLGESQSRGWSFVVDGRPLNLKVAGALECNDGAVLHDWALQGLGLAWRSLWEVKDDLSDGRLRTVLDDYASPDYPVYAVVPQRRLLPARVRHFIDYLRAAYAAPGYWD; encoded by the coding sequence ATGAGCGAGTTGAAGCAGCTGGAGACCTTCGTCGCGGTGGCGGGGCTGGGCAGCCTGTCGGCGGCGGCGCGGCAGCTGGGCGTCGTGCCGGCCATGGTGGGGCGGCGTCTGGACGCGCTGGAGGAGAGGCTGGGCGTGCGCCTGTTGGTGCGCACCACCCGCAGCGTGACGCCGACGCAGGAGGGCGAGGCCTTCTACGACGATTGCCAGCGGATACTGGCCGATCTGACAGAGGCCGAGGCCGCCATCGCCTCCGGCCGCGGCAAGGCGCGCGGCCATTTGAGGTTGTCGGCGCCGGCCGGCTTCGGCCGCCGCCACGTCGCGCCGCACGTCGCCGCCTTCCAGAGGCTGCACCCGGAGGTGAAGGTGACGCTGGACTTGTCCGACCGGCTGGTGGACCTGCAGCGCGACCGCGTCGACTGCGCGATCCGCATCTCGGACCTGTCCGACTCCAGCCTGGTGGCGATCCGCCTGGCCGAGAACCGCAGGGTGGTGGTGGCGGCGCCGGCCTATCTGGCCGCTTACGGCACGCCGCGCGCGCTGGAAGACCTGCCGCATCATCAGTGTCTGTCGCTGGGCGAGAGCCAGAGCCGCGGCTGGAGCTTCGTCGTCGACGGCCGGCCGTTGAACCTGAAGGTGGCCGGCGCGCTGGAGTGCAACGACGGCGCGGTGCTGCACGACTGGGCGCTGCAGGGCCTGGGTCTGGCCTGGCGTTCCTTGTGGGAAGTGAAGGACGATTTGTCCGACGGCAGGCTGCGGACGGTGCTGGACGACTACGCTTCGCCTGACTATCCGGTCTACGCGGTGGTGCCGCAGCGGCGGCTGCTGCCGGCGCGGGTGCGCCACTTCATCGATTATCTGCGCGCGGCGTATGCCGCGCCGGGCTATTGGGACTGA
- a CDS encoding ABC transporter substrate-binding protein, with translation MLNYSRLLVAICCCLSGAAAAAPILAYTEDVPPLNYQENGQVKGFSTELLRLLAREAGLEVKIEVLPWLRAYAKVKDTPGTLLYTMVRTPEREPLFQWVGPISPRRIYLYRLGERRDIRVSSLAELARYRNGALAGSAAAGQLAELGLGEQLDLGRSDAADLKKLQLGRVDLVAMLDWSMQWQLRQQGLPASALEPVWLLDGKQQYWFALNPRSPPDWAKKLQAALERVGADGRLQAIRRHYRDD, from the coding sequence GTGCTCAACTACAGCCGTCTGCTGGTCGCGATATGTTGCTGCCTGTCCGGCGCCGCCGCTGCGGCGCCCATCCTGGCGTACACCGAGGACGTGCCGCCGCTGAACTACCAGGAAAACGGACAGGTCAAGGGCTTCTCCACCGAGTTGCTGCGGCTGCTGGCGCGCGAAGCCGGCCTGGAAGTGAAGATAGAAGTGCTGCCGTGGCTGCGCGCCTACGCCAAGGTGAAAGACACGCCGGGCACCCTGCTCTACACCATGGTGCGCACGCCGGAGCGGGAGCCGCTGTTCCAATGGGTGGGCCCGATCAGCCCCCGCCGCATCTATTTGTACCGGCTGGGCGAGCGCCGCGACATCCGCGTCTCCTCGCTGGCGGAGCTGGCCCGCTACCGCAACGGCGCGCTGGCCGGTTCCGCCGCCGCCGGCCAGCTGGCCGAACTGGGCCTGGGCGAACAGCTGGACCTCGGCCGCAGCGATGCCGCCGATCTGAAAAAGCTGCAATTGGGCCGGGTGGACCTAGTGGCGATGCTGGACTGGTCGATGCAATGGCAGCTGCGTCAGCAGGGTCTGCCCGCCTCGGCGCTGGAGCCGGTCTGGCTGCTGGACGGCAAGCAGCAATACTGGTTCGCGCTGAATCCGCGCTCGCCGCCGGATTGGGCGAAAAAGCTGCAGGCGGCGCTGGAGCGCGTCGGCGCCGACGGCAGATTGCAGGCGATACGCCGCCACTATCGCGACGACTGA
- the hflK gene encoding FtsH protease activity modulator HflK, giving the protein MSSQLPPSSEPSPVPLRQRLDHTLELLGMRGKGLALLAAAAALLWLVSGVYRVEPDEQGVVQRFGRWTDTTAAGLHYHLPWPMETIQLPKVTQIKQLKLANLYESGPPDAADPREKQMLTGDENIVEADCAVFWRIKDAGRFLFRASKPEEALRVTAEGALREVISRTPIQAAMSNRRQQVAEETRGLIQQRLDAQQAGILITQVQLQRVDPPAAVIDAFNDVQRARADQERARNEAQAYSNDILPKARGEAERIRQEAEAYRSQVVNLAQGEAKRFDSVYQTYVQAKDVTAWRLYLESMDDMLKKASKVVIDGSGKSGTGVLPLLQLQDKPKTARENR; this is encoded by the coding sequence ATGAGCAGTCAGCTTCCCCCGTCTTCCGAGCCGTCCCCCGTTCCGCTGCGCCAGCGGCTGGACCACACGCTGGAACTGCTGGGCATGCGCGGCAAGGGCCTGGCGCTGCTCGCCGCCGCCGCCGCGCTGCTGTGGCTGGTCTCCGGCGTCTACCGGGTGGAACCGGACGAACAGGGCGTGGTTCAGCGTTTCGGCCGCTGGACCGACACCACCGCGGCCGGCCTGCACTACCATCTGCCGTGGCCGATGGAAACGATACAACTGCCCAAGGTCACCCAGATCAAGCAGCTGAAGCTGGCCAATCTGTACGAGAGCGGACCGCCCGACGCCGCCGATCCGCGCGAAAAGCAGATGCTGACCGGCGACGAGAACATCGTCGAGGCCGACTGCGCGGTGTTCTGGCGCATCAAGGATGCCGGCCGATTCCTGTTCCGCGCCAGCAAGCCCGAGGAAGCGCTGCGCGTCACCGCCGAGGGCGCGTTGCGCGAGGTGATCTCCCGCACGCCGATACAGGCGGCGATGTCCAACCGCCGCCAGCAGGTGGCCGAGGAGACCCGCGGCCTGATACAGCAGCGGCTGGACGCGCAGCAGGCCGGCATCCTGATCACCCAGGTGCAGCTGCAGCGGGTCGATCCGCCGGCGGCGGTGATCGACGCCTTCAACGACGTGCAGCGCGCCCGCGCCGACCAGGAACGCGCCCGCAACGAGGCCCAGGCCTACAGCAACGACATCCTGCCGAAGGCGCGCGGCGAGGCCGAGCGCATCCGCCAGGAGGCCGAGGCCTACCGCAGCCAGGTGGTCAACCTGGCGCAGGGCGAGGCCAAGCGCTTCGACTCGGTATACCAGACCTATGTCCAGGCCAAGGACGTCACCGCCTGGCGACTGTACCTGGAGAGCATGGACGACATGTTGAAGAAGGCCAGCAAGGTGGTGATAGACGGCAGCGGCAAGAGCGGAACCGGCGTGCTGCCGCTGCTGCAACTGCAGGACAAACCGAAAACCGCCAGGGAGAACCGCTGA
- the aceB gene encoding malate synthase A, whose amino-acid sequence MAVLLPQGVEILADITPAYAEILTPEALEFIAKLHRRFEPARRTRIAARAARQAELDAGRLPDFLAETAAVRAGDWKISPLPDDLLDRRVEITGPVERKMMINALNSGAKSFMADFEDSNCPSWDNQIAGQINVRDAYRKTISHTSPEGKQYRLNDTVATLLLRPRGWHLMEKHVKVDGDIVSGSLFDFGLSFFHNIRHLRAQGSATYYYLPKMESHLEARLWNEVFVFAQDQLDVPQGTIKATVLIETILAAFEMDEILYELREHSAGLNAGRWDYIFSCIKKFKQNRDFCLANRALITMTVPFMRAYALLLLKTCHHRNAPAIGGMAALIPIKNDAAANEKALAGVKADKDRDATDGYDGGWVAHPGLVPIADAAFGAVLGDRPNQIAKQRPDVQVAASDLLNFQPEAPITEAGLAMNINVGIQYLGAWISGNGCVPIHNLMEDAATAEISRSQIWQWIRSPKGVLDDGRKVTEALFRELQAAEMAKLKNEYGARWTRQYEDAARMFDLLTTSDDFVEFLTLPGYEYLD is encoded by the coding sequence ATGGCAGTCTTGCTTCCGCAGGGCGTGGAAATCCTCGCCGACATCACGCCGGCCTACGCCGAAATCCTCACCCCCGAGGCGCTGGAATTCATCGCCAAGCTGCACCGCCGCTTCGAGCCGGCCCGCCGGACCCGCATCGCCGCGCGCGCCGCGCGCCAGGCCGAGCTGGACGCCGGCAGGCTGCCGGACTTCCTGGCCGAAACCGCCGCCGTGCGCGCCGGCGACTGGAAGATCTCGCCGCTGCCGGACGATCTGCTGGACCGCCGCGTCGAAATCACCGGCCCGGTCGAGCGCAAGATGATGATCAACGCGCTGAATTCCGGCGCCAAGAGCTTCATGGCCGACTTCGAGGACTCCAACTGCCCGAGCTGGGACAACCAGATCGCCGGCCAGATCAATGTCCGCGACGCCTACCGCAAGACCATTTCCCACACGAGCCCCGAAGGCAAGCAATACCGGCTGAACGACACCGTCGCCACGCTGCTGCTGCGCCCGCGCGGCTGGCATCTGATGGAAAAGCACGTCAAGGTGGACGGCGACATCGTGTCCGGCAGCCTGTTCGACTTCGGCCTGTCGTTCTTCCACAACATCCGCCACCTGCGCGCGCAAGGCAGCGCCACCTATTACTACCTGCCGAAGATGGAAAGCCATCTGGAGGCGCGGCTGTGGAACGAGGTCTTCGTGTTCGCCCAGGACCAGCTGGACGTCCCGCAGGGCACGATCAAGGCCACGGTGCTGATCGAGACCATACTCGCCGCCTTCGAGATGGACGAAATCCTGTACGAGCTGCGCGAGCACTCCGCCGGCCTGAACGCCGGCCGCTGGGACTACATCTTCAGCTGCATCAAGAAGTTCAAGCAGAATCGCGACTTCTGCCTGGCCAACCGCGCGCTGATCACGATGACGGTGCCCTTCATGCGCGCCTACGCGCTGTTGCTGCTGAAGACCTGCCACCATCGCAACGCGCCGGCCATCGGCGGCATGGCTGCGCTGATTCCGATCAAGAACGACGCCGCCGCCAATGAAAAGGCGCTGGCCGGCGTCAAGGCCGACAAGGACCGCGACGCCACCGACGGCTACGACGGCGGCTGGGTGGCCCACCCCGGCCTGGTGCCGATCGCCGACGCGGCGTTCGGCGCGGTGCTCGGCGACAGGCCCAACCAGATCGCCAAGCAGCGCCCCGACGTGCAGGTGGCGGCCTCCGACCTGCTGAACTTCCAGCCGGAAGCGCCGATCACCGAGGCCGGCCTGGCGATGAACATCAATGTCGGCATCCAGTACCTGGGCGCCTGGATCTCCGGCAACGGCTGCGTGCCGATACACAATCTGATGGAGGACGCCGCCACCGCCGAAATCTCGCGCTCGCAGATCTGGCAGTGGATACGCTCGCCCAAGGGCGTGCTCGACGACGGCCGCAAGGTGACCGAGGCGCTGTTCCGCGAGTTGCAGGCGGCCGAAATGGCCAAGCTGAAAAACGAATACGGCGCCCGCTGGACCCGGCAGTACGAGGACGCGGCCAGGATGTTCGACCTGCTGACCACCTCGGACGACTTCGTCGAATTCCTGACGCTGCCGGGCTACGAATACCTGGACTGA
- a CDS encoding NRAMP family divalent metal transporter, with the protein MSGADMPLPPSALSRLRHLLAAIGPGLVVMLADTETGSVIAAAQSGAHWGYRMLPLLLLLIPFLYLVQELTIRLALGTGLSYGELVRRRWGRRAERASAALLLVSCLGALATQLSGLAGVGQMFGIPAWRTMTLLCALIFAMVCSGGYRSVERVAIGLGVFELAFLAEAWLARPDPGQMLAQLSGLPLGNHDFLLLAAANIGTCVMPWTICYQQSALLDKGLTLADLRPARLDTLLGAILCQAITAGILIAAAVAFGNGAGGQSLDTIPEIAGGFDRLLGPTGGRLMFALALSGGALVATIVVCLSSAWTLGELAGRRDSLEKRPLQAPWFYGGFAAMLIGAGALVSSGVNLVKLSIATSVANALLLPAMLAGLYWLAGGDALPPPLRLSRRYKMMLAPLLLLAAGFSLYAGIAGSLD; encoded by the coding sequence ATGAGCGGAGCCGACATGCCCCTGCCGCCGTCCGCGCTGAGCCGGCTGCGCCACCTGCTGGCCGCCATCGGCCCCGGCCTGGTGGTGATGCTGGCCGACACCGAGACCGGCAGCGTCATCGCCGCCGCGCAGAGCGGCGCCCACTGGGGCTACCGCATGCTGCCGTTGCTGCTGCTGCTGATCCCCTTCCTCTACCTGGTGCAGGAATTGACGATACGGCTGGCGCTGGGCACCGGCCTGAGCTACGGCGAGCTGGTCCGGCGGCGCTGGGGCCGCCGCGCCGAGCGGGCCTCGGCGGCGCTGCTGCTGGTCAGCTGCCTCGGCGCGCTGGCCACCCAGCTGAGCGGGCTGGCCGGCGTCGGACAGATGTTCGGCATTCCCGCCTGGCGGACAATGACGCTGCTGTGCGCGCTGATTTTCGCGATGGTGTGCAGCGGCGGCTACCGCTCGGTCGAACGCGTCGCCATCGGCCTCGGCGTGTTCGAGCTGGCCTTCCTGGCCGAAGCCTGGCTGGCGCGGCCCGATCCCGGCCAGATGCTGGCCCAGCTGTCCGGCCTGCCGTTGGGCAACCACGACTTCCTGCTGTTGGCCGCCGCCAATATCGGCACCTGCGTGATGCCCTGGACCATCTGCTACCAGCAGTCGGCGCTGCTGGACAAGGGGCTGACGCTGGCCGATCTGCGGCCGGCGCGGCTGGACACGCTGTTGGGCGCGATACTGTGCCAGGCCATCACCGCCGGCATCCTGATCGCCGCCGCGGTGGCCTTCGGCAACGGCGCCGGCGGGCAGAGCCTGGACACCATTCCCGAGATCGCCGGCGGCTTCGACCGCCTGCTCGGCCCGACCGGCGGCCGGCTGATGTTCGCGCTGGCGCTGTCCGGCGGCGCGCTGGTCGCCACCATCGTGGTCTGCCTCAGCAGCGCGTGGACGCTGGGCGAATTGGCCGGACGGCGCGACTCGCTGGAAAAGCGCCCGTTGCAGGCGCCGTGGTTCTACGGCGGCTTCGCGGCGATGCTGATCGGCGCCGGCGCGCTGGTCTCGTCCGGCGTCAATCTGGTCAAGCTGTCCATCGCCACCTCGGTCGCCAACGCGCTGCTGCTGCCGGCGATGCTGGCCGGCCTGTACTGGCTGGCCGGCGGCGACGCGCTGCCGCCGCCGCTGCGGCTGAGCCGCCGCTACAAAATGATGCTGGCGCCGTTGCTGTTGTTGGCGGCCGGCTTCAGCCTGTACGCCGGCATCGCCGGCAGCCTGGACTGA
- a CDS encoding SgcJ/EcaC family oxidoreductase has product MQDHPVARLIAAADDAINARDFDRLMDFYAEDAVLVVRPGLNACGKAQIRQAFAAISAHFNHSLQVSQDALHILHNGATALALARTRLRADTLDEACRDATYVFAQDQDGAWRCSIDNSYGHQLLENTPV; this is encoded by the coding sequence ATGCAAGACCATCCCGTGGCCCGGCTGATCGCCGCCGCCGACGACGCCATCAATGCCAGGGACTTCGACCGACTGATGGATTTCTATGCCGAGGACGCGGTGCTGGTGGTGCGCCCCGGCCTGAATGCCTGCGGCAAGGCGCAGATCCGCCAGGCCTTCGCCGCCATCTCCGCCCACTTCAACCACAGCCTGCAGGTCAGCCAGGACGCATTGCACATCCTGCACAACGGCGCCACCGCGCTGGCGCTGGCGCGGACCCGGCTGCGGGCCGACACGCTGGACGAGGCCTGCCGCGACGCCACCTACGTCTTCGCTCAGGATCAAGACGGCGCCTGGCGCTGCTCGATAGACAATTCCTACGGCCACCAGCTGCTGGAAAATACGCCGGTCTGA
- the hflC gene encoding protease modulator HflC — protein sequence MDRQWRGIGWAAGIAAIWLALSAQYTLNEGQKALVVRLGAPVDVDSEPGLKFKLPLVDSVQYYDTRLQMLAPPPEQVILGDEKRLEVETYTRYRIADTLRFYQALRTEEQARAQLTQLVGTSLRRELGKEPLSELLSPRRKAIVERIQQEVVERARPMGLEVTEVQLHRADLPLETSQAIYDRMKSARQQEAKELRAQGAEWAQQIQAKADRDRTVILSEAQRQSAITHGEADADAGRVLAQAFGKDPKFYKFYRSLQTYRQSLADSAPTLVLSPDSALLHDLKSGPAGARP from the coding sequence ATGGACAGGCAATGGCGCGGAATCGGCTGGGCGGCGGGCATCGCCGCGATCTGGCTGGCGCTGTCGGCGCAGTACACGCTGAACGAGGGACAGAAGGCGCTGGTGGTCAGACTGGGCGCGCCGGTCGACGTCGACAGCGAGCCTGGGCTGAAATTCAAGCTGCCGCTGGTCGACAGCGTGCAGTATTACGACACCCGGCTGCAGATGCTGGCGCCGCCGCCGGAACAGGTGATACTCGGCGACGAGAAGCGGCTGGAGGTGGAAACCTATACCCGCTACCGCATCGCCGACACGCTGCGCTTTTACCAGGCGCTGCGCACCGAGGAGCAGGCGCGCGCGCAGCTGACGCAGCTGGTCGGCACCTCGCTCAGGCGCGAGCTCGGCAAAGAGCCGTTGTCCGAGCTGCTGTCGCCGCGCCGGAAGGCCATCGTCGAGCGCATCCAGCAGGAAGTGGTGGAGCGCGCCCGGCCGATGGGGCTGGAGGTGACCGAGGTGCAGCTGCACCGCGCCGACCTGCCGCTGGAAACCAGCCAGGCCATCTACGACAGGATGAAGTCGGCGCGCCAGCAGGAGGCCAAGGAATTGCGCGCCCAGGGCGCGGAATGGGCGCAGCAGATCCAGGCCAAGGCCGACCGCGACCGCACCGTCATCCTGTCCGAAGCGCAGCGCCAGAGCGCCATCACCCACGGCGAGGCCGACGCCGACGCCGGCCGCGTGCTGGCGCAGGCCTTCGGCAAGGACCCGAAGTTCTACAAGTTCTACCGCTCGCTGCAGACCTACCGCCAGTCGCTGGCCGACTCGGCGCCGACGCTGGTCCTGTCGCCGGATTCGGCGCTGCTGCACGATCTGAAGAGCGGCCCGGCCGGGGCCAGGCCATGA
- a CDS encoding glutathione S-transferase: MKLIASLTSPYARKVRIVLAEKKIDCPLEEDVPWNADTRVAEYNPLGKVPVLELDDGSTLYDSRVIVEYLENSSPVSRLLPQDNRQIILTRRWEALADGIIDAMVAIVMERRRPPEKQMEEVVARQRGKITRGLATLSEDLGEKPWCTNHGYSLADIAVGCCLGYLDFRAPDIDWRGAHPNLDALLQRLAARQSFIDTEPPQA, translated from the coding sequence ATGAAACTGATCGCCTCTTTGACCAGTCCCTACGCCCGCAAGGTGCGCATCGTGCTGGCTGAAAAGAAAATCGACTGCCCGCTCGAGGAAGACGTGCCCTGGAACGCGGACACCCGCGTCGCCGAGTACAATCCGCTGGGCAAGGTGCCGGTGCTGGAGCTGGACGACGGCTCCACGCTGTACGATTCCCGTGTCATCGTCGAATACCTCGAGAACAGCTCGCCGGTGTCCCGGCTGCTGCCGCAGGACAATCGACAGATCATCCTGACGCGTCGCTGGGAAGCGCTGGCCGACGGCATCATAGACGCAATGGTGGCCATCGTGATGGAACGCCGCCGGCCGCCGGAGAAGCAAATGGAGGAAGTGGTGGCCCGCCAGCGCGGCAAGATCACCCGCGGCCTCGCCACGCTGTCGGAGGACCTGGGCGAGAAGCCTTGGTGCACCAACCACGGCTACAGCCTGGCCGACATCGCCGTCGGCTGCTGTCTGGGCTATCTGGATTTTCGCGCGCCGGACATCGACTGGCGAGGCGCCCATCCGAATCTGGACGCGCTGCTGCAGCGGCTGGCCGCGCGCCAGTCCTTCATCGATACCGAGCCGCCGCAGGCCTAA
- a CDS encoding YdcH family protein, protein MFPEYRDLITRLKTEDTHFCKLFDLHNRLDQRIRNMEARIVPAGPQEIETLKKEKLRLKDELYALLRTHVS, encoded by the coding sequence ATGTTTCCCGAATACCGTGATCTGATCACCAGGCTGAAGACCGAGGATACGCACTTCTGCAAATTGTTCGATCTGCACAACCGGCTCGATCAGCGCATCCGCAATATGGAGGCGCGCATCGTGCCGGCCGGCCCGCAGGAAATCGAGACGCTGAAAAAGGAAAAGCTCAGGTTGAAGGACGAGTTGTACGCCTTGCTGAGGACCCACGTCAGCTAG